The genomic window TCTATTGGAAAAGTTGGCATACCAGGATTATCATCCTCAAGATCATCATTATCCGTACTAGTAGCCATACGCGCATTTGGTGGCGGCGGTGTGCTGCCTGCAGACACAATTGAAATATTAAATAGTATTAACGCAACTGCTAAAAAAGGGGCTTTTAGATTTTTCATAAATTCAAGCTGTTATACACAGCAAGCTATAAATTATTAACATATATACTTTAATAGAAATTTCGCACAAATGCTATTTTTACTGCAAAATCTTGGACAAAAGTAGAAGTTTTTTGAAGAAAAGCAACTTTTAAAACAAAAAACATATAACAAATTTTAACACTTTTTTCATCAAATTACTTAATCCCTTTCTGAAAACGTTGTAGACGATAAAAACCTCATTTTCATCACTATTCATTTACTAAACAGCCTTATAAGAATTTCCTGATTTTAAAAAAAACAAACATAATTGTAAATCACATTAATAGACATATATTAATGAAGTACGAAAAAAAGTAGAGTTTAGATTCTAATCTTGCTTATACGCTTGTTTTTCATTTAAAAAGAAATTTAACCTTTTAAAGTCTGGAGTATCTCTTCAATTTTAGCAATACATTGATCTAATTCTTTTTGAACTTGCTTACTCCAAAATCGTATTATAGTCCAATTTTGCGAAAGCAAAAAAGCATTTACTTCTTCGTCCCGCTTCCTATTTCTTTCAATCTTCGGAATCCAATATTCCCGATTTGATTTAATTCGCAGCTGCTGTACTTCCCAATCTTTCCCATGAAAAAATTCGCTGTCAACAAAAATTGCAACCTTGTATTTGGCAAAAGTAAGATCAGGCTTTCCAAATATCTTTTTATTATTTTTCCGATATCGGTAACCTAGATTCCATAATGCTCTTGCCAGCCTTACTTCATCTTTTGTCTCGGTGCTTTTTATTGCCTGCATATTTTTTCTCCGCTGTTCGGGAGTTAAATTATCCATCGTTCATTAAGATTAAATTTGTTCTATAAAACATAAATTTAATCTATTTTTCTTTCAAACCCGAATACAAATTCTCTAAGTGATGTAAATCTCCCGATTGAATATAATAATTCCCAGCATCCATTTTGGTTTTAGTATTCAATAAAGCATTTTTAGGAATAATATATTGATTTTTAACAATGTATCGAAACGTTGCAATCGAGAAACAACCTGGAATATCATAAAACCAAATCAATTTTTGAACTTCATGCCATAAATTTTCTTTACTTTCTACAGCTTTCTTTAAAACATATTTTATATCAGGTTTTATTCTTACCAAAACAAAGAAGTCATAAAACGAGTTACTTAAATTGCCTTGATTTGGAATATATCTTCCTTCTAAATCCCAATCTTTAGTTTCCAAGAGAAATAGATTAGAAAAAAAGGCAGCCGATTTCACGCAGATAAATTTTCCGTTTGCTTTTAAATCGGTTTCATCCCAAATTCCTTTTCCATGAATGCTAAAATCAGGAGATTCTACTTCGATGTTTTGAAGTTTTAAATCTTCATACAGCACAATTTCTGCTAATTTTCCTTGAAATGTATTCTGAAAAATTTCTTTTTTCGTCCTATTCAATTGTCCGCCCGATCTACAAATTCTATGAAATCCTTCTCCATAAACCATTTCAAAAGCAAAATCAAAAGCCTGTCTTATAAACAAAGAATCAACAGCACTGCCTTCAAAACTCTTTTTTGAAGTGATGAAATAATTATTTTCTTTTTGCCGCAATTTCATGATTCTATCTGATGTAAAAGTAAAGTATACATTTTTACATAACAGAATAATACTACAAATTATTTTACAGCAATAAAAAAAGCCCCTACATTGCTGTAAAGGCTTTCTATTTGTAAAGAAGTGGTCCCACCTGGGCTCGAACCAGGGACCACCTGATTATGAGTCAGGTGCTCTAACCAGCTGAGCTATAGGACCGGTTTAGAGGATGCAATATTACTACTATTTTTCATTCACTCCAAATATTTTAAGACATCATTTGTATTTAATTTTAAATCTTTTGCTGAATTTCAAAAACGAAATTGATTTTCAATGTCTTATTTAAAAATTAAAATGACATTTTTTTATTTAATTTCCTGACAAAGCTCCACCAAAACACCATTTGTGTTCTTCGGATGCAGAAAAACAACCAATTTATTGTCGGCGCCTTTCTTTGGAATTTCATTTATCAGTACAAAACCTTCTTTTTTGAGGCGGATAATTTCTGCTTCGATATCGTCAACGTCAAAAGCAATGTGATGAATTCCTTCTCCTTTTTTTTCCAAAAATTTAGCAATCGGACTTTCTGGATTTGTTGCTTCTAGAAGTTCGATTTTATTATTACCGGTTTGAAAGAAAGAAGTCAGTACGCCTTCGCTTTCTACAGCTTCCATTTTATAAGATGGAACGCCCAGCATTTTTTCGAACAAAACATTGGCATCATCCATGTTTTTTACTGCAAT from Flavobacterium fluviale includes these protein-coding regions:
- a CDS encoding very short patch repair endonuclease, giving the protein MDNLTPEQRRKNMQAIKSTETKDEVRLARALWNLGYRYRKNNKKIFGKPDLTFAKYKVAIFVDSEFFHGKDWEVQQLRIKSNREYWIPKIERNRKRDEEVNAFLLSQNWTIIRFWSKQVQKELDQCIAKIEEILQTLKG
- the mce gene encoding methylmalonyl-CoA epimerase, producing MVNKIEHIGIAVKNMDDANVLFEKMLGVPSYKMEAVESEGVLTSFFQTGNNKIELLEATNPESPIAKFLEKKGEGIHHIAFDVDDIEAEIIRLKKEGFVLINEIPKKGADNKLVVFLHPKNTNGVLVELCQEIK